A portion of the Gottschalkia purinilytica genome contains these proteins:
- a CDS encoding glycerophosphodiester phosphodiesterase family protein produces MKIRKRLVAGIICFIFIFSTFTSHTVSAQNGISSLPRLVAHAGGAIYGFQYTNSMEALNESYKNGFRFIELDFDLTTDGYPVLIHDWSHMSGRLFMEKPKLYSLQEFMTKPKFLNLTLMNVDMLAGWLANHSDVFIVTDIKNSNLSVLKLIKERYPSLQKQFIPQIYSFGEYNEVRKMGYENIILTLYLSHATDDQIVEFARANRLLGITMPSNRGFTTLPKRLSEIGVPTYVHTINELATYENLRKHSVYGIYTDYFQPNRWVE; encoded by the coding sequence ATGAAAATTAGGAAGAGATTAGTAGCTGGTATTATATGTTTTATTTTTATATTTTCAACTTTTACTTCTCATACAGTGAGTGCTCAAAATGGAATATCTAGCTTACCAAGGTTAGTTGCTCACGCTGGTGGAGCTATATACGGATTTCAATATACTAACTCGATGGAAGCTCTTAATGAAAGTTATAAAAATGGATTTAGGTTTATAGAACTAGATTTTGATCTAACAACTGATGGCTATCCAGTGCTAATACACGATTGGAGCCATATGTCTGGTAGACTATTTATGGAAAAACCAAAATTATATTCATTACAGGAATTCATGACTAAACCAAAATTTTTGAATTTGACATTAATGAATGTGGACATGCTTGCAGGTTGGTTAGCCAATCATAGTGATGTTTTTATAGTCACAGATATTAAGAATAGTAATCTTAGTGTACTTAAATTAATAAAAGAACGTTATCCAAGTTTACAAAAACAGTTTATACCACAAATATACTCATTTGGTGAGTATAATGAAGTTAGAAAAATGGGATATGAAAATATTATTTTAACACTTTATCTTTCTCATGCAACTGATGATCAGATAGTAGAATTTGCTAGGGCAAACAGATTATTAGGAATTACAATGCCATCAAATAGAGGATTTACTACTTTGCCTAAAAGACTTTCAGAAATAGGGGTTCCAACTTATGTTCATACTATTAACGAATTAGCAACATATGAAAACTTGAGAAAACATAGTGTATACGGAATTTATACAGATTATTTTCAACCAAACCGTTGGGTTGAATAG
- a CDS encoding GNAT family N-acetyltransferase: MQWEIKTFQDLEILELYNIIKERIDVFVVEQNCPYTECDNKDIEAFHLMLKDKDNIIAYLRILPKGVSYEEVSLGRIMVSDGYRGEGYAKEMMLKAIKFVEEEMEETKIRISAQNYLVDFYKSFGFNIVSDIYLEDSIPHVEMFYEK, encoded by the coding sequence GTGCAGTGGGAAATTAAAACATTTCAAGATTTAGAGATATTAGAACTATATAATATCATCAAAGAAAGAATAGATGTATTTGTGGTAGAACAAAACTGTCCTTATACAGAGTGCGACAATAAAGATATTGAAGCTTTTCATCTCATGCTTAAAGATAAGGATAACATAATAGCTTACTTACGTATATTACCAAAGGGAGTATCATATGAAGAAGTTTCTTTAGGAAGAATAATGGTTTCGGATGGTTATCGTGGAGAGGGATATGCAAAAGAAATGATGTTAAAAGCTATAAAGTTTGTAGAAGAGGAAATGGAAGAAACAAAAATAAGGATATCAGCTCAAAATTATCTTGTAGATTTTTATAAGAGCTTTGGATTTAATATTGTATCAGATATTTATCTAGAGGATTCTATACCACATGTTGAAATGTTTTACGAAAAGTAA
- a CDS encoding ATP-binding cassette domain-containing protein, with product MVSVLRTFNLTKEYRGIEVVKDLNLSINQGEIYSFVGRKGSGKTTTLKMILGLTKPSYGEVEIFGEKTFSSKMYPKVGSIIEFPGFYLNLTAQENLEIHRRLMGIPNKSYVKDALDMVGLKLSDIEDKKVKFFSLGMKQRLGIARALIHKPQFLILDEPTNGLDPIEIIEVRELLLNLCRKREITILVSSHTLNEIQQISSKIGIIHKGELLEELDFETLQNGSKDYLELKVNNIYRSSYILENNFSITDYNVLGNNNIRIYEKLDLREKINKELVSNDVEVKEISLKSNNLEDYFVRLTGGSSDD from the coding sequence ATGGTTTCTGTACTTAGAACTTTTAATCTTACTAAAGAGTATAGGGGAATAGAGGTCGTCAAGGATTTAAATCTAAGTATAAATCAGGGGGAAATATATAGTTTTGTAGGTCGTAAGGGTTCCGGGAAAACAACAACCCTTAAAATGATATTAGGGTTAACCAAACCTAGTTATGGGGAAGTAGAGATTTTCGGAGAAAAAACTTTTTCAAGTAAAATGTATCCAAAGGTAGGATCTATAATAGAATTTCCAGGGTTTTATCTTAATTTAACAGCACAGGAAAATTTAGAAATACACAGAAGACTTATGGGAATCCCTAACAAAAGCTATGTAAAAGATGCTTTAGATATGGTTGGATTAAAGCTATCAGATATAGAAGATAAGAAAGTAAAGTTTTTTTCTTTAGGAATGAAACAAAGATTGGGAATAGCAAGAGCATTAATTCATAAGCCACAATTTCTAATATTAGATGAACCTACAAATGGACTAGATCCAATAGAAATAATAGAGGTTAGAGAGTTACTATTGAACTTATGTAGGAAAAGAGAAATTACTATACTAGTTTCTAGTCATACGTTGAATGAAATTCAACAGATTTCTTCTAAAATTGGAATTATACATAAAGGAGAGCTTTTAGAAGAGCTAGATTTTGAAACACTTCAAAATGGAAGTAAAGATTACTTAGAATTGAAGGTTAATAATATATATAGGTCTAGCTACATACTAGAGAATAACTTTAGCATAACAGATTATAATGTTTTGGGAAACAATAATATAAGGATCTATGAAAAGTTAGATTTAAGAGAAAAGATAAATAAAGAGTTAGTTTCAAATGATGTTGAAGTAAAAGAGATCTCGCTAAAAAGTAATAACTTAGAAGACTACTTTGTTAGGTTGACTGGGGGTAGTAGTGATGATTAA
- a CDS encoding ABC transporter permease produces MINLIYSEILKLKRLHLTILLVITAMLNTIFLSDGMGIFYGQSIKLEKYLYQVEFISFALIFSLLFINICSYIFSREFTDGTVNTLYTYPFSKYKVFVGKIITMSLIISIVYIVQFIIMFILIALFSNDTITKEILRYHINVNLFSLIFQIVLIPISAFLGLVSKNLVIPFIYSIIVSVLNIYLQVKLPENLIYYIPTLFPTLNVLKTEALHNNVLSNIISGIFPIYTLIIAIFTFILSMTMCLIYLHNSDTY; encoded by the coding sequence ATGATTAACTTAATATACTCAGAGATATTAAAGTTAAAACGGCTTCACTTAACTATACTACTAGTAATAACAGCTATGCTTAATACGATATTTTTATCTGACGGTATGGGAATATTTTATGGACAAAGTATTAAATTAGAAAAATATTTATATCAAGTTGAGTTCATTTCATTCGCATTAATATTTTCTTTATTATTTATAAACATTTGCTCTTACATATTTTCAAGAGAATTTACTGATGGAACTGTTAATACTTTATATACATATCCTTTTTCTAAATATAAAGTATTTGTAGGAAAGATAATAACTATGTCTTTAATAATATCTATAGTTTACATAGTTCAATTTATCATTATGTTTATATTAATAGCATTATTTTCAAATGATACTATTACTAAAGAAATACTAAGATATCATATTAACGTTAACTTGTTTTCATTAATATTTCAAATTGTGCTAATTCCTATTAGTGCTTTCTTAGGTCTAGTAAGTAAAAACTTAGTTATACCTTTTATTTATTCCATAATAGTTTCAGTATTAAATATATATTTGCAGGTAAAATTACCAGAAAATCTAATCTACTATATTCCAACTCTATTTCCAACATTGAATGTACTAAAAACAGAAGCACTTCATAATAACGTACTATCTAACATTATCTCTGGAATTTTTCCTATATATACTTTGATAATAGCTATATTTACTTTTATATTATCTATGACTATGTGCTTAATATATTTACATAATAGTGATACTTATTAG